DNA from Paludisphaera mucosa:
CGGCTTGCGGATGTAGTCGCGGACGCCCAGCATCTCGGCGTAGGCGCGGTGCCGGCTGCCCTCGTTGCCCGTGATCATGATCGTGGGGATGAGGCCGCCGGGGCGGCTGCGGAGCTTCTCGAGCACGAGGAAGCCGCTCTTCTTGGGCATCATCATGTCGAGGATCAGCAGGTCGGGGTTCTCGCGCTCGGCCACCATCAGGCCGGAATTGCCGTCGCGGGCGACGAGGATCCGATAGCCTCGGTTCTCCAGGATCGTGCGCATCGACTCCACGATCTCGTGATCGTCGTCGACCAGCAGGATGGTGCGTTGTTGTGGATTCATGGCGTTGGTTTCTCTAACTCGACCGCGTCG
Protein-coding regions in this window:
- a CDS encoding response regulator, which gives rise to MNPQQRTILLVDDDHEIVESMRTILENRGYRILVARDGNSGLMVAERENPDLLILDMMMPKKSGFLVLEKLRSRPGGLIPTIMITGNEGSRHRAYAEMLGVRDYIRKPFAMEKLVRSIDRVLGVGPRAGGFDDEP